Proteins encoded in a region of the Perca fluviatilis chromosome 6, GENO_Pfluv_1.0, whole genome shotgun sequence genome:
- the LOC120561096 gene encoding CD5 antigen-like codes for MDHLMLLLLLWSSGLQAEGDLTSTESVRLVGGASRCGGSLEVKHEGEWGSVDGYDRTLKIAADSVRLVNETSLCSGRLEVKTDQSTQRWSSVCEDDFDQQDAEVVCRELGCGAPSVLQGGSYGEVEPPMRTKEFQCGGHESALLDCRSSGSDRNTCSPGKAVGLTCSEPDAVRLVGGDSRCAGTLEVKTKGEWRPVDGLYYDWTLKISGWTLKTASAACRELDCGSAVSVVKRNESSRRSVWWIRPDCVESGSVLRECAESSSSSFFLNLICSDSVRLVNGTSRCSGRLEVKTNQSTQRWSSVCEDDFDQQDAEVVCRELGCGAPSVLQGGLGRSGASNEDQKSSTVEAMSLLSWTCLMLSGWWEEPVAVQEHWR; via the exons GACTCCAGGCTGAAGGAGATCTCACCTCAACAg AGTCTGTCAGGTTGGTGGGAGGAGCCAGTCGCTGTGGAGGATCACTGGAGGTGAAACATGAAGGAGAATGGGGATCAGTGGATGGCTATGACAGGACCCTGAAGATAGCAG CAGACTCTGTCAGGCTGGTGAATGAGACCAGTCTGTGCTCAGGCAGACTGGAGGTGAAGACTGACCAGTCTACCCAGCGctggtcctcagtgtgtgaagatGACTTTGACCAGCAGGATGCAGAGGTGGTCTGTAGGGAGCTTGGCTGTGGGGCTCCTTCAGTCCTCCAGGGGGGCTCTTATGGAGAAGTGGAGCCTCCAATGAGGACCAAAGAGTTCCAGTGTGGAGGCCATGAGTCTGCTCTCCTGGACTGTAGAAGCTCAGGCTCAGATAGAAACACCTGCTCACCTGGAAAAGCTGTTGgactcacctgctcag AGCCTGATGCTGTCAGGTTGGTGGGAGGAGACAGTCGCTGTGCAGGAACACTGGAGGTAAAAACTAAAGGAGAATGGAGACCAGTAGATGGCCTTTATTATGACTGGACCCTGAAGATATCTGGCTGGACCCTGAAGACAGCATCTGCTGCCTGCAGAGAGTTAGACTGTGGCTCTGCTGTTTCTGTAGTAAAGAGAAATGAGTCCTCACGCAGATCTGTGTGGTGGATCAGGCCTGACTGTGTTGAGTCTGGATCTGTTCTGAGGGAGTGTGCAGAATCAAGTtcctcttccttcttccttAATCTCATCTGCTCAG ACTCTGTCAGGCTGGTGAATGGGACCAGTCGGTGCTCAGGCAGACTGGAGGTGAAGACTAACCAGTCTACCCAGCGctggtcctcagtgtgtgaagatGACTTTGACCAGCAGGATGCAGAGGTGGTCTGTAGGGAGCTTGGCTGTGGGGCTCCTTCAGTCCTCCAGGGGGGTCTTGGGAGAAGTGGAGCCTCCAATGAGGACCAAAAGAGTTCCACTGTGGAGGCCATGAGTCTGCTCTCCTGGACT TGCCTGATGCTGTCAGGTTGGTGGGAGGAGCCAGTCGCTGTGCAGGAACACTGGAGGTGA